A genome region from Pygocentrus nattereri isolate fPygNat1 chromosome 6, fPygNat1.pri, whole genome shotgun sequence includes the following:
- the nabp1a gene encoding SOSS complex subunit B2 isoform X2, whose protein sequence is MLKSIFFLGRVTKTKDGHEVRSCKVADKSGSIAISVWDELGSLIQPGDIIRLTRGYASIWKGCLTLYTGRGGDLQKIGEFCMVYSEVPNFSEPNPDLLAQANQQNKTCKEQQGNSPPNQNAGTPVQAGNGTPVPPNFGAPGRTNGRVPGNGPPPPVTVGGPLAPPKPSVTISNGRDPRRASKR, encoded by the exons ATGTTGAAGTCTATTTTTTTCTTAG GTCGGGTGACCAAGACAAAGGATGGTCATGAAGTACGCTCCTGTAAAGTGGCCGATAAAAGCGGCAGCATCGCCATCTCTGTTTGGGATGAACTGGGCAGCCTCATCCAGCCAGGGGATATTATTCGCCTTACACGAGG TTATGCCTCCATTTGGAAGGGATGCCTTACCCTGTACACTGGACGAGGTGGAGATCTGCAGAAAATTGGAGA GTTCTGTATGGTATACTCCGAGGTTCCTAATTTCAGTGAACCAAATCCAGATTTGCTAGCCCAAGCCAACCAGCAGAATAAGACG TGTAAAGAACAACAAGGAAATTCTCCACCCAATCAAAATGCGGGTACTCCTGTTCAAGCAG GAAATGGTACCCCTGTACCCCCGAACTTTGGAGCTCCAGGAAGAACAAACGGACGTGTTCCTGGCAACGGCCCCCCCCCTCCAGTGACTGTAGGGGGACCTCTGGCCCCTCCTAAACCATCTGTCACCATCAGCAATGGCAGGGATCCCCGACGTGCTTCGAAGAGATGA
- the ftcdnl1 gene encoding formiminotransferase N-terminal subdomain-containing protein isoform X1: MASALGRRLVACLLNISEARQRGLVEKVAQAAITDDHGIRRKGTTVLNIFSDYDYNRSVITIVASIELIKEAVLSACEQACSLIDMNEHEGIHPCLGAVDLIPLYPLGEEVDLKDCGREAQALAAALIERVLGTSAFFFGWADVPIRRGLAQRRKEIGWSRKVLNIAAIQPDIGPQPTRQYGLTGVGASPYVMNCNVTIDTQDLVLGRGVAAAIRESSPGGIQGVQVMALPHEGAIEIACNVESVLEGPPSDLAADMEPWPAFNIGGQNFYHAPASLITARVTELAGRHGVATKGTALVGFTPLECKGLAEMALSQDIGEFWKMLHSVRM; the protein is encoded by the exons ATGGCCTCCGCTCTTGGTCGACGTCTGGTTGCCTGTCTTCTTAACATCTCTGAGGCCCGGCAAAGAGGTTTAGTGGAGAAGGTGGCCCAAGCAGCTATCACTGATGATCATG GAATAAGACGAAAGGGCACGACAGTTCTCAATATCTTCAGTGACTACGACTACAATCGATCTGTCATCACGATTGTGGCCAGCATTGAGCTCATCA AAGAGGCAGTTCTTTCCGCATGTGAGCAGGCATGCTCATTGATTGATATGAATGAGCATGAAGGCATTCATCCCTGCTTGGGAGCTGTGGACCTCATACCCCTCTACCCTCTTGGAGAGGAGGTGGATTTAAAGGATTGTGGGAGGGAGGCCCAAG CTCTAGCTGCTGCTCTCATTGAACGAGTGCTAGGCACCAGTGCATTTTTCTTTGGCTGGGCGGATGTACCAATACGCCGCGGTCTTGCTCAGAGGAGAAAGGAGATCGGATGGTCCCGCAAAGTTTTAAACATAGCTGCTATTCAGCCAGACATTGGACCACAACCTACAAGACAATATGGACTAACAG GTGTTGGTGCCAGCCCTTACGTGATGAACTGCAATGTGACCATTGATACCCAGGACCTTGTCCTAGGCCGGGGTGTAGCTGCAGCCATCCGAGAGTCTAGTCCAGGGGGTATTCAGGGTGTCCAGGTCATGGCCCTGCCCCATGAGGGTGCTATAGAAATCGCCTGCAATGTAGAAAGTGTTCTGGAAGGCCCTCCATCTGATCTGGCTGCTGACATGGAACCATGGCCAGCGTTCAACATTGGGGGTCAGAACTTCTATCATGCCCCAGCTTCACTAATCACTGCCCGTGTAACAGAGTTGGCTGGCCGACATGGGGTGGCTACCAAAGGTACAGCCTTAGTGGGTTTCACACCACTTGAGTGTAAGGGACTGGCTGAGATGGCACTGTCTCAGGATATTGGGGAGTTCTGGAAGATGTTGCACAGTGTACGAATGTAA
- the ftcdnl1 gene encoding formiminotransferase N-terminal subdomain-containing protein isoform X2, protein MASALGRRLVACLLNISEARQRGLVEKVAQAAITDDHGIRRKGTTVLNIFSDYDYNRSVITIVASIELITLAAALIERVLGTSAFFFGWADVPIRRGLAQRRKEIGWSRKVLNIAAIQPDIGPQPTRQYGLTGVGASPYVMNCNVTIDTQDLVLGRGVAAAIRESSPGGIQGVQVMALPHEGAIEIACNVESVLEGPPSDLAADMEPWPAFNIGGQNFYHAPASLITARVTELAGRHGVATKGTALVGFTPLECKGLAEMALSQDIGEFWKMLHSVRM, encoded by the exons ATGGCCTCCGCTCTTGGTCGACGTCTGGTTGCCTGTCTTCTTAACATCTCTGAGGCCCGGCAAAGAGGTTTAGTGGAGAAGGTGGCCCAAGCAGCTATCACTGATGATCATG GAATAAGACGAAAGGGCACGACAGTTCTCAATATCTTCAGTGACTACGACTACAATCGATCTGTCATCACGATTGTGGCCAGCATTGAGCTCATCA CTCTAGCTGCTGCTCTCATTGAACGAGTGCTAGGCACCAGTGCATTTTTCTTTGGCTGGGCGGATGTACCAATACGCCGCGGTCTTGCTCAGAGGAGAAAGGAGATCGGATGGTCCCGCAAAGTTTTAAACATAGCTGCTATTCAGCCAGACATTGGACCACAACCTACAAGACAATATGGACTAACAG GTGTTGGTGCCAGCCCTTACGTGATGAACTGCAATGTGACCATTGATACCCAGGACCTTGTCCTAGGCCGGGGTGTAGCTGCAGCCATCCGAGAGTCTAGTCCAGGGGGTATTCAGGGTGTCCAGGTCATGGCCCTGCCCCATGAGGGTGCTATAGAAATCGCCTGCAATGTAGAAAGTGTTCTGGAAGGCCCTCCATCTGATCTGGCTGCTGACATGGAACCATGGCCAGCGTTCAACATTGGGGGTCAGAACTTCTATCATGCCCCAGCTTCACTAATCACTGCCCGTGTAACAGAGTTGGCTGGCCGACATGGGGTGGCTACCAAAGGTACAGCCTTAGTGGGTTTCACACCACTTGAGTGTAAGGGACTGGCTGAGATGGCACTGTCTCAGGATATTGGGGAGTTCTGGAAGATGTTGCACAGTGTACGAATGTAA
- the nabp1a gene encoding SOSS complex subunit B2 isoform X1, with amino-acid sequence MSSVSNEAVILIKDVKPGSKNLNIVFIVLEIGRVTKTKDGHEVRSCKVADKSGSIAISVWDELGSLIQPGDIIRLTRGYASIWKGCLTLYTGRGGDLQKIGEFCMVYSEVPNFSEPNPDLLAQANQQNKTCKEQQGNSPPNQNAGTPVQAGNGTPVPPNFGAPGRTNGRVPGNGPPPPVTVGGPLAPPKPSVTISNGRDPRRASKR; translated from the exons ATGTCGAGTGTTTCCAACGAAGCGGTGATCTTAATCAAAGACGTAAAGCCGGGATCGAAAAATCTCAATATCGTTTTTATAGTTTTGGAAATAG GTCGGGTGACCAAGACAAAGGATGGTCATGAAGTACGCTCCTGTAAAGTGGCCGATAAAAGCGGCAGCATCGCCATCTCTGTTTGGGATGAACTGGGCAGCCTCATCCAGCCAGGGGATATTATTCGCCTTACACGAGG TTATGCCTCCATTTGGAAGGGATGCCTTACCCTGTACACTGGACGAGGTGGAGATCTGCAGAAAATTGGAGA GTTCTGTATGGTATACTCCGAGGTTCCTAATTTCAGTGAACCAAATCCAGATTTGCTAGCCCAAGCCAACCAGCAGAATAAGACG TGTAAAGAACAACAAGGAAATTCTCCACCCAATCAAAATGCGGGTACTCCTGTTCAAGCAG GAAATGGTACCCCTGTACCCCCGAACTTTGGAGCTCCAGGAAGAACAAACGGACGTGTTCCTGGCAACGGCCCCCCCCCTCCAGTGACTGTAGGGGGACCTCTGGCCCCTCCTAAACCATCTGTCACCATCAGCAATGGCAGGGATCCCCGACGTGCTTCGAAGAGATGA